The region attgcgcaaactatgcgtgaactcgtcgtgccagttcgtgtcaatgtggacactgacgggcacgcattcgtgaactattcgtgaactcgtcgtgaacttgtcgtgaactacgcgtgaacaagtcgtaaacattgcaggagcctcccagttcgtgccccaaaaatggcacgacttgccacgacaaaatcgtggccaaaagtcgtgcaagtgtcagcctggcttaATGGATGCCCGCAATGAAACATCAAGATAGAAAGATTTTTAATAATACCGATAATAAATGACTAACTTCCTGTAATTACTTTCCTCGAATTACTCTTTAAAAAatctaataaaaagaaaatagcttACCCCCTTCGAAATGTGCTTTGTCGAAAGGGCTTTCCAGGAATGTATAGATCTTCATAAGAATCTCTCTCGGTAGATTATCAAATGAGGCCATCTCTCTTTCTTATGGGCAGAATTTTCTCGAAGGCATGCATCAgctgaaatacaaaaaaatacatctaCATTGTAAGTTCGTGTAAATGAAATATGTGTTAAGTCGTCATTTACCAGTATTTGATTTAATAGTTATTTCcaaatttccttcttttttattactgtttctaagagagagggggaggggctgTACCCTGTACACACTGAGGTACCCTtgctggggcccgttgcagaaagagttgcgtttaaacgcaagccataaaatcaatcgcaagtcccaaatgcgcactgttgattggttgaaaatctaGTTTCGCATGAttttagagttacgattgattgcaactctttctgcaacgggccccaggaggCAATTGTTGCCATCTAGTCTTACTCACAGACCTGTTATAGcgatataattatgatgattgttATTCTTTAAGTTCaccattattaatattatgaaaaatgtatgaatgttTCGTGTGTAAAATAAATAGTACGTACTGAAAAGTCGATAAAAATGCACtgttaaatgccttgctcacgggaaTAAGTACCGTACGttgccgggatcgaaccccggccATGATCGATTACAGAAATTTGCATTAACGAAAATTTCCAAAACATCAAGCAAATTTTGACCCAGTATCAAACTAATGCATTGCAGTTGTATCATATGCCCTGATTATAAAATCATGATGATTTGCTTTTAATCTATTTTAAACAAATACACAGTAGGTCCATCTATCAAGTTACTGAGAGGATtctttaaaagattttttttctccattattGCAAATCAGCAAATTCTTTTCAATACGCCTCCTCCTTCACGCCTCCCCCTAACTCTAccttctctctcccccccccaaaaaaaactaataaATCATTGAAACGGTCACCCACATATCGTCAAAGGTGCTGTTTCTGATAAACCTTATCGGCCTTCcatgtcgtattaaataaactTCAGATTACTAACATTTTTCCAGAAAGagcaattattttttaatcagttTATAAAGTAGTTTGTATTTGTcaacaacttcaattcatatacaaaaaagaaatacgcataacaaataaaaatccaatttttttacaaattaaaaaataccTTGACAACCCATAAATTTAACACTATGGGCCCTACATTTttagaaatacataattatctATAATATTGATGGTAATTACATGCATTAAGAGTAACTCTACAATAAACTCAAcatactcattattttttttccgcgtttcaaatattaaaagttttttttaaaagagattttccaaatgcaataaaaatatatatttcgtgatcgattatgaatatattttcatggaTAAAAAAATTAGTAAAATAGTTATCATAACAAGAAAAATTgagaattttttctttttaatttcaggGTATGACTTCACTGAATTTTGATGATGCAAAAAACGTTTATCAAATAGTTGCAACTATGACAAGATGATCAATATCTTCAGTCCCTTTAGAGATACATGTACGCCTACTAGCGATATAAGCATTGTAATAACAATTATTCTATAGCATAATAGACTTACATTGCATACATTTACAAGACTTTGCAATACAAATACATTGATGAATTCATTCTTAGATCAACTTTTTTCTATCTGAAAGAATGTATACGCTATGTAAAGTTAAATATTAAGTtgatttattatatatattttataatttcaaacCTTAAAAACTTACTTGTGATCGATTACAATCGCTGAacttagtttttaaaaaaatatttaatccATTTTAATAGTTCATCTGTAAATGTGATGaatttgaaaatcatttaaaatatataaaatataaatttgttgTCTTACAAATAACATTAATGGCTCATACAATTATTTTAGATCAGTAATTGAAAACCAAATATTACTTTAAccgtaaaacaaaaataaaatatattgtactTATTTGGGGATTCCCCTTAAAAAGTTGACCTAAAATAAAGCTACCCTCCCGTTACAGGGTAGCGACCTTTGATCACTTTTGGAAGGGACTGAATGCGGTTAGCTCCCGTCATTCGGTCACCACAATTACAACTAATGAAAGTACATACTAATCGCAGGGGACAATCCGATGATCCGGACGGTAAAATCAGATGTCTGGACGTTGGGTTCAGATACAGTACGCGATCGCGAAGTTGAAAACTCGATCTCTTCATTTTGGTCGGGAAATTCCtatttgaaaacagaaaacgaaaaaaaaaacatcgccGTGATTTGGAAGATCTAATGAAGTGGCCTATTGgccattttttgtttaaattatgatttcatgatcGGGccaatatttatcattatttacaaaataggGCCTATACTCACTTTCCAAAACAGGCACAAAATCTGAGCACTGTGTCCAAATTTCAGGGGAAGAAATCATCTTTCTAAAATGTCTGGTCCATTTTGATTGCATGTATACTTCATGTAAATGGAAATTCAGATttcaaagaacaaaaagagaccaaaaaattattttgctcaattttggccaattttccatgtcgcgggtggggcgagagggtcgaaaattcaaactccttcaAAAAGAGCAATATGCCGCCAAATTTCTGGAGGGTTCTCATTCCTATAGCCATTTAGGCCTCCTATAACTAGGCATGATCTCCAGTGTATTTTGATGTCGCTGATATTTCCTATTTGACGATTATCGAGTGTGATTATAAGGGCACACTCTTGAtttgtcttaaaaaaaatattaaccccAGAGGCAATGGTGGAGTTTTTATTTCCCAGTCCGTTGTGCAAAATAGCAATGTGCCTGCATGAGAATTTATGGGTGTTTTTGAAGTACTGTTAGCTGTTACATTTTCTATATATGTACATCACCATTGCTCAAAATCGAATGAAGTAGTCGGGTGAACAACCATTCCCCTGATATCAAAATATGTTTTGGGGAAAGGGGATGAATCTAAAGCACGATCCATCATATGCTAATTTAGGGaggctttttttatttcaagttattGGAAGAACAACTCTGATTTGCATGTTAATCTATGCAGAACATAATGATTTTTGGCCGTTCTTATTCACATTGCTATATGCGCACGAGGGGGCCGCAGTGAGCATGCTGAACTGAGAGGTCTTCTAAATAAGTCTATTTAGACTCAAACAGGGGCGACAACGCTAGCAGGAAAAAGGTGTTATCAGAGtattgaatataataattacaaaatatcatatcatttcAGTAATTTACCTGGTCAAGCAGAGAATCCCATTACATAAAACTGTATGGCAGAACGTCTCCATGGCCTATATCCATCATATGCATGACATCGCCTCTTTTGGCTCCAAACTTTGTTTAAACAAATAGGGGTATGTTTAAGTGGCAAATATAGTATGACCTGTTTGCCATATTTGAAATGCTCTTTTGagtaattatttattttgggaGAGATGTATGTTTGCATTCAAATTCTTAATTCAATTCTGTTCACCCTTACTCTTCCTCCCTCAACCCACTTGCTCCTTCCTTTATCTGTCtctcccctttattttttttttggctatcACATATAGTATCTtaagaatttcatttttgtcaaatttgtctcgttttggtctcaaaacttaattttccTGTTAAAAAATGGTAAATTATACTCTAATCTTTTATCTCCCTGTCTCTGtcccccacccctctctctttctatctctacctctatctttttttatttgcgtgtctctatttctctcacaaaaacatacatgtatatgttttgtCATCCTCAAATgagttttcaatattttctccCAATAATCATATCTCCTATCAAATCTATAATCTGACAATTGGATGACAAATCTTATGCTTTAATATTTTCCATTTATTGCAATATATCAAACACATGTATCTTCGTGCTATGCACAAAGCAATGGTCTTAAATATATCTGAAATCACACATTTACATTCCTTCATTACTTCTAATCTCAAGTGGGGGCTCAAGTGAAATGAAAGCAATCTCGTTATCATGGAATTTCAATTCCGTTTGTGTGaggttatttttctttaaaaaaaatcagcgaGAAAACAATCAGCTATTAAAGGCTCCACTGTTGGTCTTTGACTAACCAGCACCTGAATAATTAATTCAGTAATTCACATGATGGGGGAAAAGTCAAACCTTTTTGCTTTTAAGTCAAATGTTTTTGCTTTATATGCATTAccatgtgaaataagaaataaatgtatgaaatgaaCAACACCACCATTCCGTTTATATACCTAGCTCAAACACATGAAGAAAATGCAaatgatttcaaattcaaaatgcatcaataaaacaataatcTTGTACTAAATAATCAGAGAAATACAGAAATATCAGAAAGCATTaactgaaaaagaaagaaaataaacacaGCACATTGTATTACATGGTTGTGTACATCGCACTGAATGAAACTAACTTGACCAGGCTTGATCAGATTAATCGACCACGGATAGTCTACAACATTGCCCCTGATCAGAAATTCTTGAGGAGACAGCCCATACCAGGCTTCTGACAAAAGAGAGGTCCTAGCTCTTAGCAAGATTAATGAGCAAAATCAATAATTagcagttattttttttattgcctatgcacaataatcaaaatcaaaacaatatgTGCAAGAActatgaaaattaaattgacGTAACAGGGCTTGCAACACGCAAAATACAACAAAACAGGTTATTAGAAGTTATTACCACTATCCAAAAGGGAGTTTCAAATGGGCcacatatttttcttatatttcagCTTACACACAAAACCAATTCCTTACAAGTCATTCCAAGGTTTAGATTACCCTTAAATTTCGCATGAGTTTCGCATGAACTATCTTCCTCCTGATATATGAAATGGTTTATCTGCACATTTCAATTGATTACATTTGAAACATTTATTTGAAGGCAGCTGAAAGGATCTAATTAAACCTAAAAATAAATCTCTGAAGCCAACAGAATGAGAAGAGGTAAAGAAGCCACATACGAGCTTTGATATAATGCCTGACCAAATCAAGAATTTGTACTTTGGATGAGCCTTGGGTATATAACATGAGCCATACCAGATATAAGTGTTTGGTTAGCTAGCTCAAGGATGAACTGAGCTAATGGGTAACAAGAAATGTCTTCTTCGTTTGGTTTGTTCTTCAGAATCCCTGTTGTCCTaacacaatcatcatcactagATATAGGAAAATCATTTTCAAGGAGTAGATCATTGGCTGCGTTTCCCATCTCACTGCAAGAGTTTCTTTGCTCAGTTCTTTTTCCTAACCATGCCATGATGAAGTTTACCATTGGTTCAGGGAAAAGAGAGTTCACCAGCTGCTTTGCCTGCGGCAAGTTGTTGATCTGGTCAATGTTCTTTTGTTTGAACTCCACAACCCTTTCACTGATTTGCGATACCTCTTGATTGAACTTTAACCCCAGCCATTCTGCCAAAACCTGGCTAACCCTGTCTGATTTCTGTCCTAGGGCTGCTCCACTGTCCCTCTCTCTGGTTTCACATACAGCATCCGACAGGCTGTTCAGGAGCTGCAGGCAAGCGTCGATCTCCACTCTCGTCATGACATGCAGCATTTCTACAACATGCTCCATGGAGCAGGTGAGTTCCTCTGTGAGAATTTCATCATTGAACCGTTCCCCTAACTCTCGTAACCTTTGCTTTATGGAACCACAAAGGCATTTGGCCTGGTCAGAAGAGGACCTTGGAGACTCATTCTCTGTTAACACTTCCTCAATATGGTGAACTTGAATATCTGAAATGCCATttccatcttgtagaacttgatcCTCCGTTGAAGTACTTTTGTTGATTTTAAGAACAGGTGCATTCACAAATTCTTCTAGCGTCCTCTTTCTTTTAGGCACTGTGTTGCTTATTGAGATTGTGTATTGCCTTTTAATTACATTCCTAGATTCTTCCTGGCTTCTATCTGGAATTCCTTTTCCATCCAAAGGGTCATGGTGCGTTGTCTCTCTGTGGTCAATAGGCACACTTGGTCCAGTTGATTGTAGAGATATGTCACCATCAACACCTCTGCTCTTGCTACTGTTATTGTTAATATACTGTACTTCTATACTAGATGGAAGTGAAGGATCCTTGTACCTCTTTCTCCAGACGTCCTAAAGGAATACAAAAGGGCAATAATTAACATAAATGGTAGAACATCAAAACTACACTTATGTCTGCTTGCTTTGTATGATAACTTATTTTAAACGAACACATACATATATCTGAAAACTATTTTTCTTATAATTTCTATGATCCATGGATCTGTATTTCTTTATCAAACAAGTCAAAtaaacccacacacacacacacaaacaactCAAAAACACATAGGTATGGAAAGAAACAAAATTGCCAAGTAAATACCCTGCACCACAGTACTCTCATTTGGTAAACAAAACATTGGATTTTGTTTTGGTATGAAATTATGGGATGATACacaataatttgatatttgctGAGTGGATTTGGCAAATTACAAATCCcatctattatcatcatcatcattccaaCATAAACTTGTAATATGGCTCAAATAACACCCGTTTCACAGTGAGTAAAATAGACCCCCGGCAGTTAAAGTGCTTCATGGTTTTGGATATCGGCTGTCAATGCTCCGCTCATTTACCTTGAATATTCTCATGGTTTTTAACATTATCCCCATTTATACGGTAACAAAGAAATATGCCCTAATGTTACCCAAACAATATTCAAACATAAGGCCTGCTATAAGGTGATCATCTCTGAGTTATCAGTGTGATAAGAGTGAAAGAGAGATTTTAATCCTTATTAttcaatagaaatgaaatattttacaccTTGTCACTCCACATGCTTGACATCCCAGTATAACATCCAAAGAGCTTCATTTCAGGATTACTGTGACAAGTACAAGAATgccttcaaaaagaaaaaaaaagaaagagtattGCCAAAAGGATTACCTGTAGAGCATCCATTATGGCTACTTGCTGATGTGGTGAGTGGAACTCAAATGTCACCTTGAGAGCACCTACGATGCTGTAAAACCACAACCCTCGGCTTGTCCCATGTAATCCAGGGAATTTAATTCCTGTCAAAAGCAAAAATTTTAATCTGAATATCACTTGATATCATTCTTCAAGCAATCTGCTCTATAGAACAAAACTACAAAGACCAACTTTTCAG is a window of Lytechinus variegatus isolate NC3 chromosome 2, Lvar_3.0, whole genome shotgun sequence DNA encoding:
- the LOC121408874 gene encoding uncharacterized protein LOC121408874 produces the protein MTSNISRYFTLPTISVQNGILRFINLNEDLQSVLIDGDLSIGTPLFLATDVLTGTSVTADNQPRIHARYGKQGLATKLTFPSGIKFPGLHGTSRGLWFYSIVGALKVTFEFHSPHQQVAIMDALQDVWRKRYKDPSLPSSIEVQYINNNSSKSRGVDGDISLQSTGPSVPIDHRETTHHDPLDGKGIPDRSQEESRNVIKRQYTISISNTVPKRKRTLEEFVNAPVLKINKSTSTEDQVLQDGNGISDIQVHHIEEVLTENESPRSSSDQAKCLCGSIKQRLRELGERFNDEILTEELTCSMEHVVEMLHVMTRVEIDACLQLLNSLSDAVCETRERDSGAALGQKSDRVSQVLAEWLGLKFNQEVSQISERVVEFKQKNIDQINNLPQAKQLVNSLFPEPMVNFIMAWLGKRTEQRNSCSEMGNAANDLLLENDFPISSDDDCVRTTGILKNKPNEEDISCYPLAQFILELANQTLISGMAHVIYPRLIQSTNS